From the Kribbella sp. CA-293567 genome, the window GGCCGACCATCACGCAGTACCCGCAGATCTCGCAGCAGCTCGGTCTGGCCACCGTTGCCGTGCTGCTGGGCAGAAAGTCCCCGAGTGACGCGCTCAGCGAGTGCGTCAAGCAGTGCAACGCGCTGCTGGCAGTGCCCAGCTGATGGCCAGTGTCGTCGGCACCTTCACGGTCGACCCCAGAGCCCGGCGGGCGGCCAAGCGGCGTACGCGGGGCGAAGGGGCGACCGCGTGGGCGTTCGTCAGCCCGTCGGTGCTGATCATTCTCGGGCTGAGCGTGGTGCCCGTGCTGTGGTCGCTGCTGCTGTCCTTCCAGTCCAACGACCTCGTCTCGCCGAGCGAGTGGGTGGGACTGGCCAACTACCAGGCTCTGTCGAAGGACCCCAACTTCGCCTCCGCCGTCCAGCACACGTTGATCTACGCGGCGTTGTACGTGCCGCTCAGTGTGGTGGGCGGATTGGCGATCGCGCTGATGCTCGACCGGCAGATCCGGTTCATCAGCCTCTACCGCACGCTGGTCTTCGTGCCGTTCGTGGTCTCGGCGGCCGCGCAGGGCGTGCTGTTCTCGTTCGTGCTCGATCCCGAGTTCGGGGCGGCCAACTCACTGCTGCACAAGCTGGGACTGCCTGCGCAGGGATTCTTCAGCGACCCGGGTCAGGCGCTCTACCTGCTCGTCGGGATCTCGCTGTGGAGCGGCACGGGCTTCTGCGTCATCGTCTATCTGGCCGCCCTGCAAGGGGTTCCGAACGAGCTGGTCGAGGCAGCGCGGATCGACGGCGCGAGCAAGGCCGGCGTACTGCGGCATGTCACGCTGCCGACGCTGACCCCGGTGACGATCTTCCTGGTGCTGTTCCAGACGATCAACGCGTTGCAGGTGTTCGACCT encodes:
- a CDS encoding carbohydrate ABC transporter permease, which gives rise to MASVVGTFTVDPRARRAAKRRTRGEGATAWAFVSPSVLIILGLSVVPVLWSLLLSFQSNDLVSPSEWVGLANYQALSKDPNFASAVQHTLIYAALYVPLSVVGGLAIALMLDRQIRFISLYRTLVFVPFVVSAAAQGVLFSFVLDPEFGAANSLLHKLGLPAQGFFSDPGQALYLLVGISLWSGTGFCVIVYLAALQGVPNELVEAARIDGASKAGVLRHVTLPTLTPVTIFLVLFQTINALQVFDLVFVTTKGGPLGSTTVIVYFIWEKAFKTFTAGYSAAAAYALAVALLVIGLTLQLYRRRAAR